From Permianibacter aggregans, a single genomic window includes:
- the bioF gene encoding 8-amino-7-oxononanoate synthase, with protein MTALNTFLSQALQERAANNLLRVRQQVDSPCGVTLQWQGKSLLNFCSNDYLGHANHPLVKKAFVDASETWGVGSGASHLISGHSREHQALEDELAAMLGVEAALVFSTGFMANTGIISALMSAPDAVFEDRLNHASLLDGGLQSGARFSRYAHNDIDALSSKLARVEARHKLIVSDAVFSMDGDIAPLPELLACAEQHDAWLMIDDAHGFGVLGEKGLGAPEHFAIAHKRMPIYMATLGKAIGTFGAFVAGSRELIDYLVQFARPYVYTTAMPAAIAAATRASLSLLQTESWRREKLHELIAHFRRCGEQAGLSLMPSITPIQPLLVGDSEKALRLSAALREKGFWISAIRPPTVPENSARLRITLSAEHRVEQIDALVDALHELLSSET; from the coding sequence ATGACGGCGCTAAACACTTTTCTATCGCAAGCGCTGCAGGAACGCGCGGCAAACAATTTGCTGCGCGTGCGTCAGCAGGTCGATTCGCCTTGCGGCGTCACGCTGCAGTGGCAGGGCAAGTCGCTGCTGAATTTTTGTAGCAATGATTATCTTGGCCATGCCAATCATCCGTTGGTGAAAAAAGCTTTTGTTGATGCCTCCGAAACCTGGGGTGTTGGCAGTGGCGCCTCGCATTTAATCAGCGGTCATAGCCGCGAGCATCAGGCACTCGAAGACGAGCTGGCAGCGATGCTCGGTGTCGAAGCGGCACTGGTGTTCTCAACTGGTTTTATGGCCAACACCGGCATTATCTCAGCGCTAATGTCAGCGCCGGATGCGGTGTTTGAAGATCGCCTGAATCACGCTTCGTTGCTTGATGGTGGCCTGCAATCCGGTGCTCGCTTTAGTCGCTATGCGCACAATGATATCGATGCGCTAAGCAGCAAACTGGCGCGCGTTGAAGCACGGCACAAACTGATCGTCAGCGATGCCGTATTCAGTATGGATGGCGATATCGCGCCACTGCCGGAATTGCTTGCTTGCGCCGAACAACATGATGCCTGGCTGATGATCGACGATGCCCATGGTTTCGGCGTGCTCGGCGAAAAGGGGTTAGGCGCGCCGGAGCATTTTGCTATAGCGCATAAACGCATGCCGATTTACATGGCAACGCTCGGCAAAGCCATCGGTACGTTTGGTGCGTTTGTCGCCGGTTCACGCGAGTTGATTGATTATCTCGTGCAGTTTGCCCGGCCGTATGTCTACACGACGGCGATGCCGGCGGCGATTGCTGCCGCGACACGTGCCAGTTTGTCACTGCTGCAAACCGAAAGTTGGCGGCGCGAAAAATTGCATGAGTTGATAGCTCATTTTCGTCGGTGTGGCGAACAAGCTGGTTTGTCGTTGATGCCATCGATTACCCCGATACAACCGCTACTGGTCGGCGATAGCGAAAAAGCGCTGCGCTTGAGTGCGGCCTTGCGGGAAAAAGGTTTCTGGATTTCCGCGATTCGGCCGCCAACCGTGCCCGAGAACAGCGCCCGTTTACGTATCACGTTATCGGCCGAACATCGTGTCGAACAAATTGATGCGCTGGTCGATGCCTTGCATGAATTATTGAGTAGTGAAACATGA
- the bioH gene encoding pimeloyl-ACP methyl ester esterase BioH, translating into MTLKPYVETEGQGPDLVLLHGWGLHAGLFDLIRVPLTKNYRVHFVDLPGFGRSPVAAGDYSLDYLRDQVLSIAPDNAHYVGWSLGGMVATAIALDYPQRVKSLVTVCSNPRFLQEDSWPHAMRDTVMENFQQFLTEDYEATLIRFLAISTMGSETQKEDMRYFKERVFIHGLPAPQALRGGLQLLKAVDLRPRLKELAMPFYRAYGRLDGLVPAKVADDVQQLAPNSEHYVFHKSSHAPFLSHRQEFLDVLNRWLA; encoded by the coding sequence ATGACATTGAAGCCGTATGTCGAAACCGAAGGCCAGGGGCCGGATCTGGTGCTGCTGCATGGCTGGGGCCTGCATGCCGGTTTGTTCGATTTGATCCGCGTACCCTTGACCAAAAACTACCGCGTACATTTTGTCGATCTGCCCGGTTTCGGCCGCAGTCCGGTTGCCGCCGGCGATTACTCGCTCGATTACTTGCGCGATCAGGTGCTGAGTATTGCGCCGGATAACGCCCACTACGTTGGTTGGTCGCTGGGCGGCATGGTCGCTACGGCGATCGCACTTGATTATCCTCAACGCGTTAAATCACTGGTCACCGTTTGCAGCAATCCGCGTTTTCTGCAAGAAGACAGCTGGCCGCATGCGATGCGCGATACCGTCATGGAAAATTTTCAGCAATTTTTAACCGAAGATTACGAAGCGACACTGATTCGCTTTCTGGCGATTTCGACAATGGGTTCAGAAACCCAGAAAGAAGACATGCGCTACTTCAAGGAGCGGGTATTCATTCACGGCCTGCCGGCACCACAGGCTTTGCGCGGCGGTTTGCAATTGCTGAAAGCCGTTGATTTGCGTCCGCGCCTGAAAGAATTGGCAATGCCGTTTTATCGTGCATATGGTCGACTCGATGGCCTGGTGCCAGCAAAAGTCGCTGACGATGTCCAACAACTGGCGCCAAACAGTGAGCATTACGTATTCCACAAATCCAGCCACGCGCCATTTTTGTCGCATCGGCAGGAATTTCTCGATGTGTTGAACCGGTGGCTGGCATGA
- the bioC gene encoding malonyl-ACP O-methyltransferase BioC — protein MSDFNREDKYAIAKQDVAQAFSAAAKAYDEHAFLQREIADRLMERLDLIKLEPKLIVDVGSGTGYCTRALQTRYKKASVYGVDIAPGMVEYANKKRGWFAKEKYLCADARQLPFEHQSVDLIFSSLALQWTDDIDNVFAEFQRVLKPEGLLLFSTFGPDTLKELRHAWSTVDDRVHVNRFMDMHDVGDALVRNFFADPVMDMEMLTLTYRDIMQLMRELKGIGANNRNAGRSHSLTTPKQLRQMMSAYEQAFRREDQTLPVSYEVVYGHAWGTELKARQTAPQEFAMPVSQIPIRRAKPE, from the coding sequence ATGAGCGATTTCAACCGCGAAGACAAATACGCGATCGCCAAACAGGATGTCGCGCAGGCGTTCAGTGCAGCGGCCAAAGCCTACGATGAACACGCGTTTCTGCAGCGTGAGATCGCCGATCGATTGATGGAGCGGCTTGATTTGATCAAGTTGGAGCCGAAATTGATTGTCGATGTCGGCAGCGGCACCGGCTACTGCACCCGTGCTTTGCAAACGCGTTACAAGAAAGCCAGCGTCTATGGTGTCGATATCGCGCCGGGCATGGTCGAGTACGCCAATAAAAAACGCGGTTGGTTTGCCAAGGAAAAGTATCTGTGCGCCGATGCCCGACAATTGCCGTTCGAGCATCAATCCGTCGATCTGATTTTCTCCAGCTTGGCACTGCAGTGGACCGATGATATCGACAATGTGTTCGCCGAATTCCAGCGCGTGCTGAAACCGGAAGGGCTGTTGCTGTTCAGCACCTTCGGACCGGATACCTTGAAAGAATTACGTCATGCCTGGAGTACCGTTGATGACCGGGTACACGTCAACCGTTTTATGGATATGCACGATGTCGGCGACGCGCTGGTGCGCAATTTTTTCGCCGACCCGGTCATGGACATGGAAATGCTGACGCTGACCTATCGCGACATTATGCAGTTGATGCGCGAGTTGAAAGGCATTGGTGCCAATAATCGCAACGCTGGCCGTTCGCATAGCCTGACGACGCCAAAACAGTTACGGCAAATGATGAGTGCTTACGAACAAGCCTTTCGCCGTGAAGATCAGACATTACCGGTCAGCTACGAAGTGGTTTACGGTCACGCCTGGGGTACCGAGTTGAAAGCGCGACAAACGGCGCCGCAGGAATTCGCGATGCCGGTCTCGCAAATTCCGATTCGTCGCGCCAAACCGGAATAA
- the bioD gene encoding dethiobiotin synthase, producing the protein MSKTIFITGTDTGVGKTHVSCALIRALQNAGRSVLAVKPVASGAEPIDGELKNEDALALQQALQSSVPYPLLNPFVFAPAIAPHIAARQAGVELSVARIAESLSWLRESDAEVVIIEGAGGWLVPLNERETFADLAASVGDGVVLVVGMRLGCINHALLSVSAIAQSGLPLLGWVANNPQPRMPMYDENLAYLREHIQAPMLAELAYNETALSLDSGTLAHLLG; encoded by the coding sequence ATGAGCAAAACGATCTTTATCACCGGCACTGACACCGGTGTTGGTAAGACTCACGTCAGTTGTGCGCTGATTCGCGCGCTGCAGAACGCTGGTCGTTCGGTGCTGGCGGTCAAACCGGTAGCTTCCGGTGCCGAGCCTATCGACGGCGAATTGAAAAACGAGGACGCCTTAGCGTTGCAACAAGCATTGCAGAGTTCCGTGCCGTATCCATTGCTGAATCCGTTTGTTTTTGCGCCAGCGATTGCGCCGCATATTGCTGCCCGTCAGGCCGGCGTCGAACTCAGCGTCGCGCGCATTGCCGAGAGTTTGAGCTGGTTGCGTGAAAGCGATGCGGAAGTGGTCATTATCGAAGGTGCTGGTGGCTGGCTGGTGCCCTTGAATGAGCGCGAAACCTTTGCCGATTTGGCTGCGTCAGTTGGCGATGGTGTCGTGCTGGTCGTAGGTATGCGCTTGGGTTGTATCAATCACGCGCTACTTTCGGTAAGCGCTATTGCCCAAAGTGGTTTGCCGCTTCTGGGCTGGGTCGCCAATAATCCGCAGCCGCGGATGCCAATGTACGACGAGAATCTAGCCTATCTGCGCGAACACATTCAGGCACCGATGTTGGCAGAACTCGCGTACAACGAAACGGCGCTTTCGCTCGATAGCGGTACGCTCGCGCATCTGCTTGGATAG
- a CDS encoding flagellar biosynthesis protein FlgE yields the protein MQLSPLASGVQGVLRANELAADASSRIAQAGTTNPDQDLVTPVVDLLRAERLAEASARVIETEQRTLGSLLDVRA from the coding sequence ATGCAACTGAGTCCACTCGCTTCCGGCGTTCAAGGCGTTTTGCGCGCCAATGAACTGGCCGCTGATGCCTCCAGCCGCATCGCCCAGGCCGGCACCACCAATCCGGATCAGGATCTGGTCACGCCGGTTGTCGATTTGCTGCGGGCCGAACGCCTCGCCGAAGCCTCGGCGCGCGTTATCGAAACTGAACAGCGCACGCTCGGCAGTCTGCTCGACGTAAGGGCTTAA
- a CDS encoding putative metalloprotease CJM1_0395 family protein, whose translation MMGLAVPVFHLPVAPNPQLDALRNENIRFEPIPEPPKAPATTPPRAEVDEYDRSRATAQPRETPADRQATLDPRAIANNEQQPENQGENREQRQQQRQEQIEIRDLAARDRAVRAHEAAHAAVGGQYAGAPSYRFQRGPDGQSYAVSGEVPIDASAVPGDAEATIRKLQTVRRAALAPADPSTQDRRIAAQAISRIARARAELAIEQRTQTEAATATETSAQTEQTRAALPGSTVSVGSDTLYVSCPFCSKPHLPAPSQAVSEPLDSSALSARLKSRGVLLPGDRVASPSVFRRAG comes from the coding sequence ATGATGGGGCTCGCCGTACCGGTCTTTCATCTGCCGGTGGCACCGAATCCTCAGCTCGATGCATTGCGTAATGAAAACATTCGCTTCGAGCCGATTCCGGAGCCGCCAAAGGCGCCGGCAACAACGCCGCCGCGCGCTGAAGTTGACGAATACGACCGCAGTCGGGCCACGGCCCAGCCGCGTGAAACACCAGCTGATCGGCAAGCGACGCTGGACCCACGCGCAATTGCCAACAACGAACAGCAGCCCGAAAACCAAGGCGAGAACCGCGAACAACGCCAGCAGCAACGTCAGGAACAAATTGAAATTCGAGATTTGGCGGCCAGGGATCGTGCCGTGCGCGCGCACGAAGCCGCACACGCCGCCGTAGGAGGTCAGTATGCCGGTGCGCCGTCTTACCGATTTCAGCGTGGCCCGGATGGCCAGAGCTATGCCGTCTCTGGCGAGGTGCCTATTGATGCCTCGGCGGTGCCGGGCGATGCCGAAGCCACCATCCGTAAACTGCAAACCGTACGTCGTGCGGCGTTGGCGCCGGCGGATCCCTCTACCCAGGATCGGCGCATCGCCGCCCAGGCGATCAGTCGCATTGCTCGTGCCCGGGCCGAACTGGCGATTGAGCAACGGACACAAACCGAAGCCGCCACAGCCACCGAAACCTCCGCGCAAACCGAACAAACCCGCGCTGCCCTTCCCGGTAGTACCGTTTCCGTCGGTAGCGATACGCTCTATGTGAGCTGCCCGTTTTGCAGCAAACCGCATTTGCCAGCGCCAAGTCAGGCGGTTAGCGAACCGCTGGATAGCAGCGCACTGAGCGCCAGGCTGAAATCACGCGGCGTGTTGTTACCGGGTGATCGGGTCGCGAGCCCTTCGGTTTTCCGCCGCGCCGGTTAA
- a CDS encoding Dam family site-specific DNA-(adenine-N6)-methyltransferase has protein sequence MQRPFLKWAGGKFRVLPHILQALPDGKRLIEPFVGSGALFLNTDYRSYQLADINPDLINLYQTLQKDGANFIDYVARYFTAVHNQVEKFYQHRERFNLLRVNNKRQQKEKAALFLYLNRHGYNGLCRYNSKGLFNVPFGRFKLPYFPVKEMLAFHLKAQTAEFVCADFRQVMAAAKRGDVVYCDPPYVPLSRTASFTAYAYTSFTAEAQQDLANAAARLSKKQIPVLISNHDTNETRLLYQQAAILHFPVRRFISCNGTKRLHANELLAHYAV, from the coding sequence GTGCAACGACCTTTCTTGAAATGGGCCGGCGGCAAGTTCCGGGTACTGCCTCATATTCTGCAGGCGCTGCCGGACGGTAAGCGCCTGATCGAGCCGTTCGTCGGTTCCGGCGCCTTGTTCCTGAATACCGACTACCGCAGCTATCAACTGGCGGATATCAATCCGGATCTGATCAACCTTTATCAGACGTTGCAAAAAGACGGCGCCAACTTTATTGATTATGTCGCGCGTTATTTCACTGCCGTGCATAACCAAGTCGAAAAATTTTATCAGCACCGTGAGCGCTTCAATCTGCTTCGCGTCAACAACAAGCGTCAGCAAAAAGAAAAAGCGGCGTTGTTCTTGTACCTGAACCGCCACGGCTATAACGGCCTGTGCCGTTACAACAGCAAAGGTCTGTTCAATGTACCGTTCGGTCGCTTCAAGCTGCCGTATTTTCCGGTCAAGGAAATGCTGGCGTTCCATCTGAAAGCACAAACAGCGGAATTTGTTTGCGCCGATTTCCGGCAAGTGATGGCGGCCGCCAAACGAGGTGATGTCGTCTACTGCGACCCGCCTTATGTGCCATTAAGCCGCACCGCCAGTTTCACGGCGTATGCCTACACCAGCTTTACCGCCGAAGCGCAGCAGGATCTGGCCAATGCGGCGGCACGTTTAAGCAAGAAACAGATCCCGGTGTTGATTTCCAATCACGACACCAACGAAACCCGTTTGTTGTATCAGCAAGCGGCGATTCTGCATTTTCCGGTGCGTCGCTTTATTAGTTGCAATGGTACCAAACGACTGCATGCCAACGAGTTGCTGGCGCACTACGCGGTTTAA
- a CDS encoding PHA/PHB synthase family protein, with amino-acid sequence MTNVQEQSELMARISQGWQALLAQYAQGGADFSQDMARVSAIWMRCFQEGFQLWQNRGNEFQNQWQTWQNQWQERLQAALSGQAEPSGDKRFKSESWNQPYFTLLRESYLLYAEQMFKALQPKSRSEAEHTEALRFFTRQAINAFAPSNFALSNPEVWGEAQRTGGTSLLRGIAQFVEDLVRGGGRLNITMTDMNAFKTGENVATTPGAVVYQNDLIQLIQYTPTTEKVYKRPLLIVPPWINKFYILDLRAKNSFVRWAVEQGHTVFLISWVNPGPAHADNGFEDYLQEGTLTAIEQIEKLTGEKEVNAVGYCLGGTLLSCTLAYLTAQEKQSKGKKKNPIARATYLATLIDFSEPGEIGVYIDEQQLDLLDAQMQKEGVFSGKQMATAFNSLRENDLIWSYWVNNYLLGKTPMAFDLLYWNCDATNLPAKMHAFYLRNMYLNNKLAEPGGITLLDTPIDIGSIETPVYFLSTEQDHIALWTATYRGARLHKGPVRFVLGGSGHIAGVINPDGSEKYGYRTHGELPEDPILWHAESEAHTGSWWRDWNDWVTEGCKANVAARQIEKAIEPAPGSYVRVKT; translated from the coding sequence ATGACAAATGTACAAGAACAATCCGAGCTGATGGCCCGCATCAGCCAGGGCTGGCAAGCCTTGCTGGCCCAATACGCCCAAGGTGGCGCCGATTTCAGCCAGGACATGGCCCGCGTTTCGGCGATCTGGATGCGCTGCTTCCAGGAAGGCTTTCAGCTCTGGCAAAACCGCGGCAACGAATTCCAGAATCAATGGCAAACCTGGCAGAACCAGTGGCAGGAACGCCTGCAAGCCGCGCTCAGTGGCCAGGCCGAACCGAGCGGCGACAAACGCTTTAAATCGGAAAGCTGGAACCAGCCGTATTTCACGCTGCTGCGCGAAAGTTATTTGCTGTACGCCGAGCAAATGTTCAAAGCGCTGCAACCGAAAAGCCGTTCTGAAGCCGAGCACACCGAAGCGCTGCGCTTTTTTACCCGTCAGGCCATCAACGCGTTTGCGCCGAGCAATTTCGCGCTGAGCAATCCGGAAGTCTGGGGAGAAGCCCAGCGTACCGGCGGCACCTCCCTGCTGCGCGGCATTGCCCAATTTGTTGAAGACCTGGTGCGTGGCGGCGGTCGCTTGAACATCACGATGACCGATATGAACGCGTTCAAAACCGGTGAGAATGTCGCGACCACACCAGGCGCTGTCGTCTATCAAAATGATTTGATTCAACTGATTCAGTACACACCAACGACCGAGAAAGTCTATAAGCGTCCCTTGTTGATCGTTCCGCCCTGGATCAACAAGTTTTACATTCTCGATTTACGCGCGAAAAATTCGTTTGTCCGTTGGGCCGTCGAACAAGGCCACACCGTATTTCTGATCTCCTGGGTCAATCCGGGCCCGGCTCATGCCGACAATGGTTTCGAGGATTATCTGCAGGAAGGCACGCTGACCGCGATCGAGCAAATCGAAAAACTGACCGGTGAAAAAGAAGTCAACGCCGTTGGTTACTGCCTGGGCGGCACGCTGCTGTCCTGCACACTCGCCTACCTGACCGCGCAGGAAAAACAAAGCAAAGGCAAAAAGAAAAACCCGATTGCCCGCGCCACGTATCTCGCGACCTTGATTGATTTTTCCGAACCCGGTGAAATCGGCGTTTACATCGACGAGCAACAACTCGATTTGCTCGACGCGCAAATGCAGAAAGAAGGCGTGTTCAGCGGCAAACAAATGGCCACGGCGTTCAACAGCTTGCGTGAGAATGATTTGATTTGGTCGTACTGGGTCAACAATTACCTGCTCGGCAAAACACCGATGGCATTTGACTTGTTGTACTGGAACTGCGATGCGACCAATCTACCGGCCAAGATGCATGCGTTCTATCTGCGTAATATGTATCTGAACAACAAACTGGCCGAACCGGGTGGTATTACCCTGCTCGATACGCCAATCGATATCGGCAGCATCGAAACGCCGGTGTATTTCCTGTCGACCGAACAAGATCATATTGCGCTGTGGACCGCCACTTATCGCGGTGCCCGCCTGCACAAAGGACCGGTGCGTTTTGTACTCGGTGGTTCTGGTCATATTGCCGGCGTCATCAATCCGGATGGCAGCGAAAAATACGGTTACCGCACGCACGGTGAATTGCCGGAAGATCCGATCCTCTGGCATGCCGAAAGCGAAGCCCACACCGGTTCCTGGTGGCGTGACTGGAACGATTGGGTTACCGAAGGCTGCAAAGCCAACGTGGCCGCCCGTCAAATCGAGAAAGCCATAGAACCAGCGCCCGGCAGCTACGTTCGGGTAAAAACCTGA
- a CDS encoding phasin family protein — translation MWNTLFSNMTEQGRSINQSVVEFNQLVLRQVEKVAQAQVESFNAYANLNLKQLQAATKLADLEQVKGFVGQQTDYLKAVQNRAQEDLTKLTQLSEESRKELTGFFTERFNSATAEVSKAAKKAA, via the coding sequence ATGTGGAATACTCTGTTTAGCAACATGACCGAACAAGGTCGTTCGATTAACCAGTCGGTGGTTGAGTTTAACCAGCTCGTATTGCGTCAGGTCGAGAAAGTCGCCCAAGCGCAAGTGGAAAGCTTCAACGCCTATGCCAATTTGAACCTGAAGCAGTTGCAGGCCGCCACCAAGCTGGCTGACCTGGAGCAGGTAAAGGGCTTTGTTGGTCAACAGACCGATTACCTGAAAGCGGTACAAAACCGTGCTCAGGAAGATCTGACCAAGCTCACCCAACTGAGCGAAGAAAGCCGCAAGGAACTGACCGGCTTTTTCACCGAGCGCTTCAACAGCGCCACGGCTGAAGTCAGCAAAGCTGCGAAGAAAGCCGCTTAA
- a CDS encoding DUF2970 domain-containing protein, with the protein MREPSESPEQSPQQAPKRPGFWSVVQSVLAAAFGVQSEEKRQKDFQHGRPGDYIAIGIVFVILFIVTLVLIVRSVLSSAGQ; encoded by the coding sequence ATGCGCGAACCTTCTGAGTCCCCTGAACAATCCCCACAACAAGCGCCAAAACGCCCCGGCTTCTGGAGCGTGGTGCAAAGCGTGCTGGCTGCCGCGTTCGGCGTGCAGTCGGAAGAAAAGCGGCAGAAAGATTTTCAGCATGGCCGGCCCGGCGACTACATCGCGATTGGCATCGTCTTTGTCATTTTGTTTATCGTGACGCTGGTGCTGATCGTGCGCTCAGTGCTGTCCTCAGCCGGACAGTAG
- a CDS encoding 3-deoxy-7-phosphoheptulonate synthase class II, producing MWRPDSWQTRPLQQFPPYPDLPALQKATQELQRLPPLVTEAEIDNLQRQLADAAAGKRFLLQGGDCAESFADCNTDSITAKLKILLKMSLVLVHGLQKPIIRVGRIAGQYAKPRSDEFESRDEQVLPSYRGDLINGAEFDAGSRTPDPKRLLTGYGLASLTLNYIRALTESGFGDLSAAEHWDLSFVADSPRADEYRQVVSDVRRAIALMQTVAPAPAQRTEFFTCHEALHLHYESALTRPGRDHRWYNLSTHLPWIGMRTADLAGAHVEYMRGISNPVALKVGPKLPLDTLRRLCQALNPERLPGRLTLIHRYGADQIESLLPAAIQAIRADGMPVLWCADPMHGNTRTTTNGIKTRRFDDILRELESSFAIHHDCHSVLGGVHFEMTAEPVTECLGGASGLEEQDLERAYKSLVDPRLNGEQALEMALSIVRVSERLC from the coding sequence ATGTGGCGCCCTGATTCCTGGCAGACGCGCCCGTTGCAACAGTTTCCGCCGTATCCGGATCTGCCGGCTTTGCAAAAAGCCACGCAGGAATTGCAACGCCTGCCACCGCTGGTCACCGAAGCGGAAATCGACAATCTGCAACGACAACTGGCCGATGCTGCCGCCGGCAAACGCTTTCTGTTGCAAGGTGGCGATTGCGCCGAATCGTTTGCCGACTGCAATACCGACAGCATCACCGCCAAGCTGAAAATCCTGCTGAAAATGAGCTTGGTGCTGGTCCACGGATTGCAAAAGCCGATCATCCGGGTTGGTCGCATTGCCGGCCAATACGCCAAACCGCGTTCCGATGAATTTGAAAGCCGTGATGAGCAGGTGCTGCCGAGCTATCGCGGCGATTTGATCAACGGTGCCGAGTTTGATGCTGGTAGTCGCACACCGGACCCGAAACGCCTGCTGACCGGCTATGGGCTAGCCTCGCTGACACTCAATTACATCCGGGCCCTGACCGAAAGCGGTTTTGGCGATTTGTCGGCAGCCGAGCACTGGGATTTGAGTTTCGTTGCTGATTCACCGCGCGCCGACGAATACCGGCAGGTGGTCAGCGATGTTCGTCGTGCCATCGCCCTGATGCAAACGGTGGCGCCAGCACCGGCCCAGCGCACCGAGTTTTTCACCTGTCATGAAGCACTGCACCTGCATTACGAATCGGCGCTGACCCGGCCAGGACGCGACCATCGTTGGTATAACTTGTCGACCCATCTGCCGTGGATCGGCATGCGCACAGCCGATCTTGCTGGTGCCCATGTCGAATACATGCGTGGCATCAGCAATCCGGTAGCGCTGAAAGTTGGACCGAAACTGCCGCTCGATACGCTGCGCAGGCTGTGTCAGGCACTAAATCCCGAGCGGCTTCCGGGCCGGCTGACGCTGATCCACCGTTACGGAGCCGATCAGATCGAGTCCTTACTACCGGCGGCGATCCAAGCCATTCGCGCCGACGGCATGCCGGTGCTCTGGTGTGCCGACCCGATGCACGGCAATACCCGGACCACGACCAATGGCATCAAAACCCGTCGTTTCGATGACATCCTGCGCGAGCTGGAAAGCTCATTCGCCATTCACCATGACTGCCATAGTGTGCTCGGCGGTGTTCATTTCGAGATGACGGCTGAGCCGGTCACCGAATGCCTCGGTGGCGCCAGCGGCCTGGAGGAGCAGGATTTGGAACGGGCTTACAAAAGCCTGGTCGACCCGCGCCTGAACGGTGAACAAGCGCTGGAAATGGCGCTGTCGATCGTCCGCGTCAGCGAGCGTCTGTGCTGA